One window of Trifolium pratense cultivar HEN17-A07 linkage group LG5, ARS_RC_1.1, whole genome shotgun sequence genomic DNA carries:
- the LOC123885403 gene encoding sulfite oxidase-like, giving the protein MPGLTAPSDYSKEPPRHPSLQINAKEPFNAEPNRLALIASYVTPSDFFYKRNHGPIPIVEDIDRYSVVISGLLEHSKQLFMKDIRKLPKYNVTATLQCAGNRRTAMSKTRTVKGVGWDVSAIGNAVWGGAKLADVLELVGIPKLTRITQFGGKHVEFVSIDKCKEENGGPYKASIPLSQAANPEADVLLAYEMNGEPLNRDHGYPLRVIVPGVIGARSVKWLEAINIIAEECQGFFMQKDYKMFPPSVNWDNIDWSTRRPQMDFPVQCVICSLEDVSTVKPGKVKISGYAASGGGRGIERVDVSVDGGKTWMEASRSQKKGIHYIADDANSDKWAWVLFEITADILHSTEIIAKAVDSAANVQPEKVEEIWNLRGILNTSWHRVKVQASHSNL; this is encoded by the exons ATGCCAGGATTAACAGCACCGTCAGATTATTCGAAAGAACCACCTCGTCACCCTTCTCTTCAAATTAACGCCAAG GAACCTTTCAACGCAGAACCAAATCGTTTGGCACTTATTGCATCGTATGTCACACCTTCTGATTTCTTCTATAAGAGGAATCATGGCCCTATTCCCATCGTTGAAGACATCGACAG ATACTCTGTGGTGATATCTGGTCTCTTGGAACATTCCAAACAGCTCTTTATGAAAGATATCAG GAAGCTTCCAAAGTATAATGTAACTGCCACACTGCAG TGCGCAGGAAATCGGAGGACTGCTATGAGCAAGACGAGGACAGTGAAAGGGGTTGGATGGGATGTTTCGGCTATTGGAAATG CTGTTTGGGGTGGTGCCAAATTGGCTGATGTTCTTGAGCTTGTTGGAATTCCAAAGTTGACGAGAATCACTCAATTTGGTGGAAAACATGTTGAGTTTGTAAGCATCGATAAGTGTAAG gaagAAAATGGAGGGCCATATAAGGCTTCAATACCACTCAGTCAGGCGGCAAATCCTGAAGCAGATGTTCTACTTGCTTATGAAATGAATGGAGAA CCTCTTAATAGGGATCACGGGTACCCATTACGCGTAATTGTTCCTGGTGTTATTGGAGCCCGGTCTGTTAAATGGCTGGAAGCTATCAATATCATTGCCGAAGAATGCCAG GGTTTCTTCATGCAAAAGGACTACAAAATGTTTCCTCCATCAGTGAATTGGGACAATATTGATTGGTCTACCAGGAGACCTCAAATGGATTTCCCTGTTCAG TGTGTTATATGTTCTTTGGAAGATGTGAGCACAGTAAAGCCTGGGAAG GTAAAAATTAGTGGTTATGCAGCATCAGGTGGTGGCAGAGGAATTGAAAGAGTAGATGTGTCTGTTGATGGAGGCAAAACATGGATGGAAGCCTCGAGGTCTCAAAAAAAGGGTATTCACTATATTGCAGATGATGCCAACAGTGATAAATGGGCTTGGGTGCTATTTGAGATCACAGCTGATATTCTTCACAGCACAGAGATTATTGCAAAAGCG GTAGATTCAGCTGCAAATGTTCAACctgaaaaagttgaagaaatttGGAACCTTAGAGGGATATTAAACACTTCGTGGCATCGGGTAAAAGTTCAAGCGAGTCACTCAAACTTGTAA
- the LOC123886744 gene encoding pectinesterase inhibitor 2-like — protein MVHHSFILLVFLLCITSSYSTKIVQVDEICHKAKNPSFCSTLLNSKKGADLVSLAQYTIGVLRVNMTNTVKLINTLIAQSGNDVKALTHYKMCLKEFVNDGGALFVLGNVERVLKEGNYHLMSVGANDIMQDIRNCIYDTSYHDTSSLPSYGEVALQIDQIIQIIAGLFTA, from the coding sequence ATGGTTCATCACTCTTTCATTTTGCTAGTGTTTCTTCTATGTATTACATCCTCTTATTCAACCAAAATTGTTCAAGTAGATGAGATTTGCCACAAAGCAAAAAACCCTTCATTTTGTTCGACTCTTCTCAATTCAAAAAAAGGTGCAGACCTTGTTAGTCTTGCACAATATACGATTGGCGTGCTTCGTGTTAATATGACGAACACTGTGAAGCTAATCAACACGCTGATCGCACAAAGTGGTAACGATGTCAAAGCATTAACTCATTACAAAATGTGTTTGAAAGAATTTGTTAATGATGGGGGTGCTCTTTTTGTGCTTGGGAACGTAGAAAGAGTTTTGAAGGAAGGAAATTATCATCTTATGAGTGTTGGAGCTAATGATATAATGCAAGACATTAGAAATTGTATTTATGATACTAGTTATCATGATACTTCTTCCCTTCCAAGTTATGGTGAAGTTGCCTTGCAAATTGatcaaattattcaaattataGCAGGATTATTTActgcttaa
- the LOC123884609 gene encoding uncharacterized protein LOC123884609, whose translation MGSVVRATLKKTNSSVCVFQRSNGFVARFFSTEAEQPPQHSTPPFLRTDNSGLTYARLTGVHKHALKTDIISFLEGCNLTLEDVKMEYTRGGFNPLAMMLQFPTYSAYDNALRVIGRKGRLYRLDRIDRSHWDTVIPYDGRTILIQGLPRNAQYADIEQIVSDYDHDSSSLNMFLRTGEGNEPVKMATVLFRSRTQAMNVFIAKNGTYCLNNRISIHVLQ comes from the exons ATGGGTAGTGTTGTTAGAGCTACATTGAAGAAAACAAACTCTAGTGTTTGTGTATTTCAGAGAAGTAATGGTTTTGTTGCTAGATTCTTCTCTACTGAAGCTGAACAGCCACCACAGCATTCAACACCTCCTTTTTTGCGTACAGACAATTCag GTTTGACATATGCTAGGCTGACTGGTGTTCATAAACATGCTCTCAAAACGGATATCATCAGCTTTCTTGAAGGTTGTAATTTGACTCTGGAGGATGTTAAAATGGAGTACACCCGTGGTGGCTTCAACCCACTTGCAAT GATGTTGCAGTTCCCTACTTACAGTGCCTATGACAATGCTTTACGCGTGATCGGAAGGAAGGGTCGTTTGTACAGATTGGATAGG ATCGATCGTTCTCATTGGGACACTGTTATTCCATACGACGGAAGAACT ATTTTAATTCAAGGACTTCCAAGAAATGCACAATATGCAGACATTGAACAGATTGTGTCCGATTATGACCATGATTCATCTTCCCTCAATATGTTTCTAAG AACTGGAGAGGGTAATGAACCTGTTAAAATGGCAACAGTACTTTTCCGTTCAAGGACCCAAGCAATGAATGTATTCATCGCAAAGAATGGGACATATTGCCTCAACAATCGCATTTC